The following is a genomic window from Pseudomonadota bacterium.
AAGCTGTGCGCGAGAATGCCCGCATGGATTTCATGGGCATTACGGATTTTCCGATGGGCGATACGGCTTGGGTTCACACGCATGGCATAGATATTGTCGATGGGACTCGAACCCACGACGACCGGACTCACAATCCGGGGCTCTACCAACTGAGCTACGCCCACCATTGACCTTCTTACCTCGGACTCCCCCAAGAATCCGTCCGCGCCGGATCAACTCGTCGCGGAAGTTGCGCGTTTGGCGCGCCCGGCAGGACTCGAACCTGCGACCACCGGCTTAGAAGGCCGATGCTCTATCCAGCTGAGCTACGGGCGCTTGTTCGCTGGTGTCCGTCCGTGTTGCCGCCCCGCCGCTGGCTTGCCGTCGTCGTGGTCGGGGCAGAGGGATTCGAACCCCCGACCCTCTGCTCCCAAAGCAGATGCGCTACCAGACTGCGCCATGCCCCGCCGTGTTTCGAGCCGCGGCCCGAGCCAAACGGCCACGGGACTCGCAATGATAGGGCGAGGGACCTGGACCGTCAATCGCTCGCAACGGCGTCCTTGGCGAGGGTCACCGTCCGCGTGAGCAGCTCGCGGCCGCCCGCCTTGCCATGGCTGGGCACGACGATCGTGGCGGCGGGAAAGCGCTCGGCGGCGGCCGCCACGGAGGCGCCCCAGGCCTCGACGTTGCCGTCCGCGGTGTTGCCGAGGTTGATCGCGTTACCGGGTCGCACGAGGCAGCCGCCGAAGAGCACCTCCCCTGCCGGCACGTAGGCGACGAGGTTGGCCACGGTGTGGCCAGGCCCAGGGAATAGCACCTCGAGCGGGGCCAGGCGCGGCTCGGCCGTCACACCATCCTGATCGAACGCCAGATCGAACTCCGCGCGGGTCAGGCCGCGCTTTGGGGCGAACGTGTTGGCGACCGGGTGGGCGAAAGTGGCGATGCCCGCGGCGCGCAGGGTGGCGACGCCGCCCATCTTGTCGTTGTGGGCGTGGGTGCTGACGGCGGCCACCACCTCGCGCCCGAGTTCCTCGCGGACGAGATCCAACAGAACGCGGGTCTGCTCGTCGTTCCAGGCGGTGTCGACAAGCACCGCTTCGCCGTCCCCGCGCGCCACCACGAGGCCGTTCGAGCGGATCTGGCCCCAGCGCTTTGTCTGCTGGTAGCTCACGTGCATCCACACGCCCTCGGCGAGGGGCTCGGAGAGGTGCACGTCCGGTTCGGACTGTGCCGCGGCGACGCCTGCCACGAGCAGGGCCAGCGCGGCAGCGAGCAACCCCCTCACCCGCGCCGCCAGGTGGTGGCGCCGGCGCCGTCCTCCAGCACGATCCCTTGGGCGGCGAGCTCGTCGCGGATCTCGTCGGACCGAGCAAAGTTCTTCGCCTTGCGGGCCTCCGTGCGCTCCACCACCAGGGCGTCGATCTGCGCGTCGCTCAAGGCGCTCGCGGCCGCCTCCGCAGGCACGGGCTGGGCCGGGCGCTTGAGCCACTCGTCCGCCGACTCGCGCAGCAGGCCAAGCACACCGGCCAGGCGCTTCATCAGCGCACCGTGCGCCAGCGCGGACGCGCCGTCGCCGGCATCCTTGAGGCGGTTGATCTCGCGCGCCAGGTCGAACAGCACGGACACGGCGCCGGCCGTGTTGAAGTCGTCCTGAATAGCCGCGTGGAAGCGCTCGCTGTAGGGCTCATCACCGAGGCTCGCGATCAACGATTCCGCGCCCGCCTCGTCCGCCGGGAGCGCGAGGCCGCGCAGCGCCGTGTACAGGCGCGTAAGGCACGCGCGCGCGCCGGCGAGTTCCTGGTCCGAGTAGTTGATGGGACTGCGGTAGTGGCTCGCCACCATCAGCCAGTGCACCTCGTCGGGCCAGTAGACCTCGGTCACCTCGCGTACGGTGAAGAAGTTGCCGAGGCTCTTGGACATCTTCTCGGCGTTCACCTCCACGAAACCGTTGTGCATCCACATCTGCACGAAGCGCTCACCGTGAGCGCCGCAGCTCTGGGCG
Proteins encoded in this region:
- the bla gene encoding subclass B1 metallo-beta-lactamase; translated protein: MLAAALALLVAGVAAAQSEPDVHLSEPLAEGVWMHVSYQQTKRWGQIRSNGLVVARGDGEAVLVDTAWNDEQTRVLLDLVREELGREVVAAVSTHAHNDKMGGVATLRAAGIATFAHPVANTFAPKRGLTRAEFDLAFDQDGVTAEPRLAPLEVLFPGPGHTVANLVAYVPAGEVLFGGCLVRPGNAINLGNTADGNVEAWGASVAAAAERFPAATIVVPSHGKAGGRELLTRTVTLAKDAVASD
- the cysS gene encoding cysteine--tRNA ligase, with product MLKIHNSLTRKLEPFEPMTPGKVGMYVCGITVYDYLHIGHARMLAAFDMVYRYLRHLGYEVTYVRNITDIDDKIIKRANENGEAFTDLAARMIKAMHEDCEALGLDRPVHEPRATDHIDGMIEMIQQLEAKDLAYAAPNGDVYYRVSGFADYGCLSGRKLEDMRAGARIEVDEAKDDPLDFVLWKAAKPGEPSWDSPWGAGRPGWHIECSVMSTRLLGRTFDIHGGGMDLKFPHHENEIAQSCGAHGERFVQMWMHNGFVEVNAEKMSKSLGNFFTVREVTEVYWPDEVHWLMVASHYRSPINYSDQELAGARACLTRLYTALRGLALPADEAGAESLIASLGDEPYSERFHAAIQDDFNTAGAVSVLFDLAREINRLKDAGDGASALAHGALMKRLAGVLGLLRESADEWLKRPAQPVPAEAAASALSDAQIDALVVERTEARKAKNFARSDEIRDELAAQGIVLEDGAGATTWRRG